In the genome of Montipora foliosa isolate CH-2021 chromosome 3, ASM3666993v2, whole genome shotgun sequence, one region contains:
- the LOC137995922 gene encoding uncharacterized protein, producing the protein MEEYMKFMGDMIAKGCAEKAPSNADARPGMQFYIKHHGTRHPKKNKLRVVFNCSQEISGESLNKYLLKGPLLTNNLTGVLLRFRQEPIAVTCDIEGMFHQVRVNPEHRDLLRFLWREGNDLSKHPVDYRMTVHLFGATSLPSCANFALKQAAKDFEGEYGGEAANFIRNEFYVDDGLKSVPTVLSAI; encoded by the coding sequence atgGAAGAATACATGAAGTTTATGGGTGATATGATTGCAAAGGGTTGCGCCGAAAAGGCTCCAAGTAATGCTGACGCAAGGCCTGGTATGCAATTTTACATTAAACACCATGGCACAAGACATCCGAAGAAGAATAAATTAAGAGTAGTCTTCAATTGCAGTCAAGAGATCAGCGGTGAGTCTCTGAATAAATATCTATTGAAAGGCCCTCTGTTGACAAACAACCTGACCGGTGTATTGCTGAGATTCCGACAAGAGCCTATCGCCGTGACATGTGACATCGAAGGCATGTTCCACCAAGTTCGGGTAAATCCGGAACACCGCGACCTGCTGCGTTTCCTATGGCGGGAAGGGAACGATCTTTCTAAACATCCTGTAGATTACCGCATGACCGTCCACTTGTTCGGAGCAACGTCATTGCCAAGCTGCGCCAACTTTGCGCTCAAACAAGCCGCCAAAGACTTCGAGGGAGAATACGGCGGAGAAGCAGCCAACTTTATCCGAAACGAATTTTACGTCGACGACGGGCTGAAGTCGGTTCCAACAGTTTTATCAGCCATATAA